Below is a genomic region from Oreochromis niloticus isolate F11D_XX linkage group LG13, O_niloticus_UMD_NMBU, whole genome shotgun sequence.
ACCCACACTTTAAACTGCTGGTTTCCATATTTCACTGTGGAAGTATTCACAACAAGAACATCAAAACTATGTACATTTTAAAGACAAACTACCAAAAGGTTGGGAAGGACAGCACTGACCTATTTGATAAGCAGCAGTCAAGGCAATATCACAGAGGGCCTGTAGCAGCTTCTCAGATATCATCCTCTCACTATGGACTGACATCATCTGATGAGATCGACAAAGAATAACTGCCAAAGCTTAAACATTTGTACAACAAACTGAGTACGGGGGTGTGTGTCAGACCTACCTTGAAAAGGAAACGGGTAACCTGAGCTGGACAGGGTGAGCTAGAGTCATAAGCTTCCTGAAACAATCCGATATTCACATGCAATCGCAGCTGAGCTGGGCTGGACCTGATGTAAAGCAGGAGAGTGTAAGTAGAGAGAAAGATCAAAGTTATTCATTATTTCGGAAAACTAAGAGTTGAAACTGAGTGTGCAAACTTAAATACATCCCTGAGTGCAGTGTGTTGGATAGGACCAACTGTGCTAATTTACTTTTCTAGTAAGTGCCCTCAGGtcaaaatgtagtttttcttgaCAGGACCTAACTTGCTGTTCATTACCCTGAGAGCAAAATGTCCTCAGCGAAGTTTATCGGAAGGCTCCATATTAGATTATGAAAAAGGTACGTTGTGGCCTTAGGGTATGTACACAAAAAGCCTTTCCATCCTCCGTGCAAAAGTTGTCACTCCACTCTGAAGTACAGTGCACACTATTGACAAATCTAATCAACATCAAGCACTGAGTAAAGCTGCTGTAGAAAATATAACAAGCCAAGACCAATGTTCCAGGTCTTTATTTAAActtgtgcagtttttttttaatgctattGGTATACAagacatatttctttttttatgttcttGTCAAAATTTGTTATCAGATTTTTGGTGTTTATGCAGGAAAAGGAAGTATTTGGTTTGGAGTTCCCCCAGACTGATGAGTCATTCATGCAAATAATTTGgtgtttaaaatttaaaaagccaACACAGAGGCACTCAGAAGAACTTGACACCACTACCAAAAGTGGCCCTCTACCTGACCTTATTCAAGTTGCTAACTTAGTGGATACTTCAAAAATATCTGCCATGCTTCTGAAGATTCAtcatatgtttgtttttgggggCACAAACAGCATGCACTAGAGTTAACCTACAGTCAAACCGGCTGATAATAAAAGCATCTGTGATGTCCACTGGAGGTCAACAGCAGTGTCTGAAAAATGTCAATAATGTATAAAACTGCAATTAGCACAGAGCCCAGTAATAGTCACACTGAAAGAATGCCCGTAGCTGCAGTGTTATTGGATGATTGCTTCTTACAGAAAGCTGAACCATCAAAAGGGATGCACCAATACAACATTTTCTGAATTCCATAACCATATCATGGCTTTGGGTATCTGCCGATACAGTACTGATTCAACATTCAGTATTAAATTAATAAGCTGTATTCCTCACTCTTAGGAAGAGACTGTGAacacatattaataataataataataataatgataataataataataatttttaaaagtggCAAGATTAATAAGTGTACCCGAAACCCAAAAAACACCATCACACATAAAGAAAACACACTCTATGAGTCTCAGTAAATAACACACGAGCTCACTGCTAACGATATTTTATATAGTTCAACAGACAGACTGTAACACTCCTCCCAACAGTTACACACCGAAGAGTCTCTTCCTCAGCTACAATAAGCACACACAAGCTCTCAAAGGGCCATAAGTGAGCATTGAGTGATTCTCAAGGCTACACTTCACTCTCCAGCCAAGAAACAACGAGTCTCATAAAAGCTTCTTATTGATGAGAGCTCCCACTATCTGCTCTGTGTAGCTCTCTTACAATGACCAGTGGTTAGGCTCCCACATCTTCCCTAACCCTCCACATCATACcctaccatcatcatcatcatgccTACTCCTCCTACCATTATTACCTTCAGTGCTGCtaactttgtgtgttttttgtaaatatatcTGGTGACTTTTGGGATTGTGAATCCTCTTTTCATGATACTTCCACCCACTGTACAGGACTCATAAAACCTCTGTTTAATTAGAGGTAGATTTACATAGTTACtgaaatgaaatttaaattttaaagcagaaaagaaagaaaaaagaaagaaaaaaaaatcaccagtctacatgtgttttgtggacttggagaatgCATTCGACTGGGTCCCTCAGGATGTTCTGTGGGAGGGACTgcaggagtatggggtgtctgaaTGGTTGCTACAACCCATTCAATCCTTAAATAATCATTTCAGGAGCTTGGTCCGcatagccggcaataagtcggactcatTCTTGGTGGGTGTTGGATCGATTCTGTTTATAATTGATTGCCTGATTAGTGCTGCAGCTTTGGATAGTGATGGAAAGAATGCGATCAcggatacaagcagcagaaatgagctttctctgaagggtggctaacctctcccttagagataagTTGAGGTGGTCAGCCATCTTAGAGGGCCTCAGAATACAGccgctactcctccacatcgaaaggacgCAGTTTGGGCATCTAaaaaggatgcctcctgggtgaggtgttccgggcatgtcccaccaggaggaggccacggggcagacccaggacgcgctggagggattatatctcttggctggcttgAGAATGCCTGAGTGTTcccctggacaagctggaggaggtgaccAGGGAGAGGgaagtctgggcttctctgctaaGTTTCTAGCTGAATTGGAAGGCCAGTTTACCCTTTGAAGCCGAGGCAACAAAAATGCCCTCAGAGGTTAATTCAGTGTAATTTGTTCAATTAGTATTCAAGACAACTTTAAAGAAATTATAGATGGTCAATTGTTGCTAATGCAGTATTTGGGCAAAGTTTAGAAGATCATCAAAATATCATGCACTCCAAACAATAATTACTTATGTATATCTAATTTTCAGTACAAAAGTACaacaaatgttatttttacacacagaAATTCAACTCACCACAGAAGCGTTTTTTGTGCTGTTCCCTGTGGATTGACCAGGCACTGCCTGAGCTGTAACGTATCCTGGTCAAAGATCTGACCAAACTTCTCCAGGTTGAACACTTCTTCTCCTGGAGGGACTTCTTTGATTGCAGCAGACATCAATGAGTACCGCTGCAAGAATTCCCTGGTAAACAAATCCAAGCAGTTCACAGTTTAGTTAACTCCAGTGAAAGCACGGTCCCCCAGAGACAAAATATAAACTTccagcatgtctttgtgtgcCTTACTGTTGTTCAGAAGAAATGCCCTCCTCTCGGTTCTCCTCTGCTTCTTCATATTCAGCTATCTTCAACAGGTCTTCTTCACATGCAGTTAGGAGTTGTCTCTCAATCTCTTTTGATCTAGTGAATAATGCAGAGAGTTTCATGAAGATGCTGTCGCtcttgaaatgaaatgaaacggCGGTGAAACAACTCACTTCTTATTGCTATTTATTTCCTTCAGTATTTGGTCAAGATTGTTCTTGTAATTGCCTGACTTTGTTGTGGATGGAAATGGTTGCTGAGGAAAACAACATGTGATAGTTAACATCCAAATACAGATAAAGTTTTACTGTCCTTTAGATCAGCAAGCTTATTTTCATACAGTAACAACAGTAACAACATACAACAAAGGCCGAGACATTTTACTTACATTTTTTGACTGAGAGCTCAGACGTCTAGGTGGACTAGGATCTGAGAATGTTCCCTTCTCAGGTGTATCTGAAGGTTTAGTAGCACGCTCCATCATCTCCTCCAAGGAAAGTAGCTGCTCATCCTCACTGCTATGGGAGCTTTGGGTTAGATCCACATCTACTGCAAAACTCAGCCCGAGGTCCAGCTCCACATCTATGGGATCCTCTTCATTTATCTGCTTGTTATCACCTTTACTTTCCTGCCCCTCCAGTGATAGAGACTGACAATAACTAGAAGTCtgttcagcagcagcactgTCAGTCTCTACAGCACCTgtactcacttttttgcagagAAGAGATGGATTTTGGTCACCCTTAAGCTGCCTGTGTGAAGAAGGGATGGGGCTGTTTTTGGTGTCCTTATCTCGAGGAGAAGGTGTTATTAAGTTTTCCAGTTTTACCCGTGTTAACGTTACAGTTGGAAAACTGCCTAGTGGGTTAGGTAAAGTGGACGATGCTTCAAGAAGAGGACCGGTTACTTTGCAGTTTTGAGGTTTCTCACAAGAGGACTCAGTAATTGAGTTGCTGGAGCTTGTCGCAGTGCTGAATGAACGTTTCTCTGTTGTTTTGCTTGTTTCCCCATCTATCCTGGGTTTTACAGTCTTATTTGAGGAGCTAACAATGTACGTCACAGGATCAGGAGTGAAAAGATCATTGGCGTCATAAGAAGCTACAGGTCTTCGTGAACGAGAAGCTTTATTCCGCTCTCCTGTCCGACCACTCAGAGAACTTGAATTTGGTTTTGAGGTTGATTTGTGAGTGCTACTGCTGAGTTTTCTGTTTTCCCCCCCGGGATTACTTCTTTTCGGGGTCTTGACAGAGCTACTACTGGAAGAAAAACCAGAGTGGTGACTGCCTAACTCAGCAGGTGAAGAGCTAGTAGAGTCCTTCTGAGGAACATCAGAGTTTAACAAAGTGCTTGATTTatcccttttatttttttcctcacttgTCTTTTTCACACTTCCTTCATTTGGCTTTAAATGTGATCTCATTTCCTTTAACTGTGGTATATGACTCTGAGAAGAATTTATAAATGATTCCTTTGCACCTGTTGATGTTGTTTTCTCTGTACATTCTTTATGCGATGATGACTTACAGCATGACTGAGAAGGTCCGACAGTAGATGACAGCTCTGAGCATGCTGACTGTCCACATGCCTGTTCTGCATGTAGATGGACATCTGTGGTCTTGTGTTGGTTTTCTGACACTGAAGAATGCGTCACTGATGCCTGAGGTGCAAGTGCAGTGGGAACGGTGGGTTTTGTTGTCTCCGTTTTGTTTGAGTTTGCCCCTTGAGGACATGGTTTCTTGGCATTCTCTGAACAATATTCATACTCGCTGCACCTCTTGTTTGATGAGTAGTTCAAGTCCACTGCtggagaaaggggaaaaaaaagactataTTTTCTTTTGAACAATATTCAGGGTTCACTAATGACTACAAAATGACCAGAATTTACTATAGTTTTAACTATATACGTCTTAAGGTTTTACTATCCACATCAGATAAATATACCTCAATATGTTCACAAAAGAATGATAGTCTGCAACTGCAGAAATTTAATGGCAGTTATTCTGATAATAAACTTATCATTTATTTCAAAGGATAAGGTTATGATTCCAGGTTTTCAAATGTACTATTTTTTAAAGTCACAAATGGCAAAATCACATATTCAAGCTTTCACAATTTGTGCAATGGACACTTTTTTGCCCCTAGgtattatattttatagctcagatgaaaaagtttttttgaatttttaaatcaccaaCAAATCTAATGAAAATATCTACTGGAGCTCTAAATGtcacatgaaaataaataagagtaggtgatatttttttgtttttagcatgAAGAAATTCCTAAAGGCAAATCTGAAGCACAAATTAAAGTGATAACAGATCATCATTAGGGTATTTTTTTAAGACATAAAAACACTTAACACTTTCGTTCACATAGTACATGGATCAAAGTACTGGGCCATACTTCTTAAACTTTGAATTCAGGTTTTCAATCCCTGCCACAGGTGTAAAAATGTAAGCAGCAAGCCATGCAGTCTACCTTTACAAACATTGCAAAGTGTAGGCGTTTACAAGTACTGTGTGTTTGGAGGGTAATAGTATGGCATAGGTTTTTAACGACATGGAAACATTATGTCACCAAGCACACTGCCAACAATCAGAGTGATGTAAAGCATGCCACCACTGGACCGTGAAACAATGGAAATATGTTCATTGTAGTgcttgttaaaatgacgttaacccCATAACCGCTttaacacggcaaatctccgttagctcGGATCACCCCGTGCGTGGGGCAGCACAGCGTCAACATGTTAGCACAGTTAGCTTGCTGGACGGCACCTACCTGCATTATGCCAAGTGTAAATTTTAGAGGAGGGGGATAATGCTTTAGGGGTTGTTTTTCTGGGGCTAGCCTGGGACGATTAGTAAGAGTGAAGGGAAATCTTAATGCATTAGGTTATTAAGACATTTTTGACAATTCTATACttccaactttgtgggaacaatTTGGGAAAGGCCATTTTATGTTTCAGGATGACTGTCCctcagtgcacaaagcaaggtccataaaggtATGGCTGGATGAGTTTGGTATTGAAGAACCTGACTGACCAAGACAGAGCCCTGACCTCAACTCTACTAAAAGAGAGTTCTAAAACCTTtagagtaattttttttttctgtacatgCACACAAAAATTCCCACAGacaaatgataataataataacattgcTGCAGCATGCGAACCATACTGTCAGCCTAGTGCCATTTGTTTGCATCACTTAAGAGATTCCACATTACCTGCAGGTCATTGATATTTTCAGTGTATTGAAGCTACAGGAATTAACAAGCAATACTGCCAAACAGATAACCTATCTGAAAGTTTAGAGTTTACTTTAAATGACAATTTTACCTGAAATTAACTTTTCACTTGAAAGTGTTTGCTCctgttgaaaaaagaaaaattagttAGCAACCTACTTAAGTTATATTTCAACAGCAGTAACATTGTGGCTATGCAATTTatcttataaaaacaaaacacgtgACAACCAGTttagaaattattttgttaaataaacagACTTAATAAATAGCTAATGAATGTACTTTAACTTATTTAAAGCTGTTTTCAGCACGCACTGTGGTACTAAATGTTTCTAGACAATAGCCGATGAACTTgtatgaaaaagaaacaaataatcAAAGCAACTGAATGAGGAATTAAACTGTCTTTAACCTGCCAGCTCCATTTTATAAAGCCAATTTATAATAATAGCCAGTTTGTCCCATGTAAACGGAGTGTTCAGTTTTCTTTCCATGCTCTGCCACCCCTTGCCTAAACCAAATGTAATATTGACatacataatataaatatatattatttacaGTGATAAAAAACCAAAGAGATGCAGACAATCTCCGGCTTTGTTTTACTTGTGAGACTGGGTTATATCAGCCCATATCAAAAAAAATCTCATCTCTTGACAATGTTCAcagttcatgtgtgaaaacagctcgGGTTTTCAGCTAAAGATCTTCCAGCTACTGCCAGTTTCAGAAATATGGACCATAGTTAGTCTCAGCTGTGATTTTAGTCACAAATATTTGAATAGCTgattaaggttaaaaaaaaaaaaaaaaaaaaaaaaatagctgatTCGGGTTTAAAAATAGTGTTGAAAACTCAAAAATGTGTTGCAAATTCAAAAACTGGCGAAAAATTCTCAGTATTTGTAAATCAACAGGTGCTCTTAAATTGCCTTCTCTTTTAAATAACATATACATGTTAATAAGACAAGTCTTCCTACTGCAAATAAAAAACCCTAAATAGTAAGATGAAACCAAATGGCGGTTACGTCTGTTTATAATGCTAAATCATCTATTTTAAAAATCATGCTGCCAAGGCTGACTACGTCATCTTCTATCCTCAATCTAATCAAGTAGTGAAAAGCTCTCAGCCTGACCAGCCTAGCATAAGACTGGACAAGCAGAAAGCATCCATTATGATttcaaaactcaaaataaacTTTGTGTTATTAAAGATATAAAAACTTTACCTGGGAAGAGGCTACAGAGATATGCATGATGGGTAAACGACTACTGTCGGATGAGTGGGGTTTTGGATGGAGATGGTAGCCCTGCAAGGGCCAATGACTGATATTAGAATACCAGCCTTTTGAGTGTGAAGGGGACTGTGGGTGAACTTCATAGGGTGCTCTGTAGTTGAATGATGGGGTTGTAACACTCACAAATGGTCTGTGCAGCTGGACCGTAGGTATAGAATATCCCACATCACTGGACTGAGCCTAACAAAATGTTAAAAGCCACATAAACTCAGCATAACTACTCATAATCATATTGATCATAAAAACACTCGACCAGCACAAAATCTGAGTTTCACCTAAGACCAtatgaaaaaaagatgaaactATACCTTATCTGATTCTTGTCTTTGTGTTGTTACAGCTTTACTTTCTGAGCTGGATGAAGAAGCCTTGAAGTCAGTCACTTGATCTCGGCCTATGTGGGAAGATGGTGACTGGTTGATAACCTCTGGAAGCAAAAATGTCTCAAAAGATCCTGGCTGATGGTCTCCTGGTATTGGCTGAGGGGCATTTGATGACATCCCAATGGTAGCTGGGTTGTTTGGAATAAGCCCTGGAGGTTGAGCAAAGTGTTTTGGGGGACCCAGCCTTTCCTTCGGCATAAAATGAGGTCCATTCACAGGGGAACCAATATTAAGTGAATTAAATCCTGATGAATGGATTAGTCCTGGGGgatgaggattttgccagtgtgGACCTATTCTGTCCCTGTAGGACAGCTCAGGTGTCTGAATTGGCAACATTCTCCTCGGTGGTGGATTAGAAAGCCAGTTAGGGACCTGAGAAGGCTTCATTGGAGTCTCCTGGTGAAAAGATGCGTTGGATAGGGAGCGCTGCTCAACTACAAGGTCCTTTACTAAGGTACAGAAGAAATATGATGCATGCATTAGGTTCTTTTGAAGGAGTTGTTACATTACACCTTAATCATTTACTGTACTTACAAAGGAATATCCatctgtgctttttcttttttattacagGTCTAAATTTATTTTAAGAGGCGCCAAAAAGATCTCCCTCTGACAAACTTATTTTTCTTGTTGTGTCTGATTCCTCTTAAAACCCAAAGCACTATCTGACGCTTTGGTTGGCTTAGTTGTTGATTTAATTGCTCATTAACAGTCCCACAGCATGAAACTACACAATAAGTGAGactatataataaaataaacaaaatcataaACGTTACAGTCGAGTGCTTTATTGCACAGTAAGTAAACGCATACACACTGGAGGCAAAATCTCACGGAGCAGGTTCAAGTAAAGGTTATTTTCATGAAAATCAACATTCGACCTGTCACTTCAACTCACCTTTACTTCTCGGTGAGAAGCAAGCTCCAAGTGGGCTgcaagaaagacagagaaatgggAACTCATCACATTTCTATTAACGTTTGAAGTTAGCCCGGTCACCAAGCCGACGACAATGACGcaacttcagtttttgttttgtttttttccccacacaaacacacaaaaaagcgaATAAGAAGACGACCAACAAAGCACGAGTTAACCTTCCACAGCCAACAAAAGCGAGACACCTGCTAGACAACTTCTGCTTGGCTAATGGTTACCAATCACGGCATGCTACGTGAGGTGACAACATGAGATCAGCAAGAGCAAATGGTTTGACGCTTTGACAAGTCGTGATATTGCGTTGACATAAGAAACGTCTTATCGCCTCAAAATAACATCACCTAGCAGTGTCGCTTGAGAACCTCAGTCCCAAACAGACGTTAACAAACTGGCTAACGGTTAAATGTTATTATCTGTCAATATGCTAGGAGCTAGAGAACAGAAAGCTAAGTATGAGAACGTTATTCATTAGCGTCAGTTCCTCGCGTCGTGTTGGACTCGCTTTAAGAAGAAACCAAAACCAGCTTTGAACGCTGTATTTTAGAACCAACATAAATGTCTTGCTGTAGCGAgctaacaaataataaaatgcaTAATAAATACTAGCAAGTCGTTTCAGGAAGTAATGTTTAGCTAGCTGGCTAACGCGCGTGCAAATTACCAGTACATTGCGCTTCAGAGTTAGCAGTTCTTCATACCGAGTGTCTCCTTGGTTTTCTGTTGCTTTCCTCATTTTGAGGACTGGTAAGTCTGTTTGCAACTACATACGGTGGCAATAACACGTTACTTGTGAATCCCGGTGCTACAAACATCCTCTCCCGCTTGCAACCGCTTAGACAACACGAACTGCATCATGGAACTTGGAGTTCAAAAGTATTTCACTTTAAAGGAACTCTTTCAGGAGATGTTCAAACTATTTCCCCAAGTCTTTTTCCACTGAGACTTCAAAGTACTTCCGAAATAGAGCTGAATCTATCTATTAGAACCCACcttgtcatttttaattttttttgaggTCATCATGACAAATGGTTATTTCTTGAAAATGTCTGGAAGTACAATATGCCCTTGGGACAAAAAATACTTTCTCCTTCATGAGTTTAGTCAAAATTGTGGTTTGACCACCAGCAAGATTTCATGCTTCATTCATTTTACTTTTggatatttgtcacatttataTATCaaacacataattaaacaccttttaatattagacaaagataacccaagtaaatacaaaatgcagttctAAACTCTATTATTAAAGGGGAAAAGCCACCCAAACCTGtgactgtgtgaaaaagtaatttcccACTAAAACTAATAACTGCTTGTACCATTTCACACATTTTTAGCTGGTCTAAAGTCAGCTGCAAGACCAGCTGATAGAAAAGGATgaggacaaacaaacaaacacagtaaCAAGTACAATTATTCATTTAGACCTTTTATCTTTATTCCCATAATTCATTTGTCACAATATCATTGTCTAAACAGTGGATTGATCACATGTACGGTgcaaaacacacagcatagCACCATTCAAAATGCCAACAAATAACAAAGACAGCAACAACATAGAAGGAGACAGCATATAATTTAATCATAGACAAGCAAAGTAAGAGAAAAGGACTGTTAGTCTGTCCTTATCGTCCCGTCCTGCTCTCAAGAGATTGTAAAATGACATTCCGCTATTAGTGAAAAGGATGAAATGAATGACATAGAAAATAACTTATGTACACTTTGTGGTActatttatgtaaaaaaatatgGTAAATCTATATTTTGAATTAATTTCTAATATCCTACAATATCCCAGTATCCTGGATCACCCAAAGAAATAACAATGCCATCTAAACAGGTATAATTTCTTTACCACTGTCAGTATCTCACCAAAATAAAGTAGCAGTATTGTATGTGAGGTCAACAGAGACCTCATCTCTCAGTATTGCTAACCTTGGAATTGCCTGCACCATGAAATGCATACATGGATTTTAGTCTTTCCTCTGCTTTTTACTATTTAAAGGCATTCAAATATCACAACCATTTGCTTAATGATGT
It encodes:
- the slf2 gene encoding SMC5-SMC6 complex localization factor protein 2 isoform X8: MRKATENQGDTRPLGACFSPRSKVKDLVVEQRSLSNASFHQETPMKPSQVPNWLSNPPPRRMLPIQTPELSYRDRIGPHWQNPHPPGLIHSSGFNSLNIGSPVNGPHFMPKERLGPPKHFAQPPGLIPNNPATIGMSSNAPQPIPGDHQPGSFETFLLPEVINQSPSSHIGRDQVTDFKASSSSSESKAVTTQRQESDKAQSSDVGYSIPTVQLHRPFEQTLSSEKLISVDLNYSSNKRCSEYEYCSENAKKPCPQGANSNKTETTKPTVPTALAPQASVTHSSVSENQHKTTDVHLHAEQACGQSACSELSSTVGPSQSCCKSSSHKECTEKTTSTGAKESFINSSQSHIPQLKEMRSHLKPNEGSVKKTSEEKNKRDKSSTLLNSDVPQKDSTSSSPAELGSHHSGFSSSSSSVKTPKRSNPGGENRKLSSSTHKSTSKPNSSSLSGRTGERNKASRSRRPVASYDANDLFTPDPVTYIVSSSNKTVKPRIDGETSKTTEKRSFSTATSSSNSITESSCEKPQNCKVTGPLLEASSTLPNPLGSFPTVTLTRVKLENLITPSPRDKDTKNSPIPSSHRQLKGDQNPSLLCKKVSTGAVETDSAAAEQTSSYCQSLSLEGQESKGDNKQINEEDPIDVELDLGLSFAVDVDLTQSSHSSEDEQLLSLEEMMERATKPSDTPEKGTFSDPSPPRRLSSQSKNQPFPSTTKSGNYKNNLDQILKEINSNKKSKEIERQLLTACEEDLLKIAEYEEAEENREEGISSEQQEFLQRYSLMSAAIKEVPPGEEVFNLEKFGQIFDQDTLQLRQCLVNPQGTAQKTLLWSSPAQLRLHVNIGLFQEAYDSSSPCPAQVTRFLFKMMSVHSERMISEKLLQALCDIALTAAYQIVKYGNQQFKVWVPSLTDVTLVLMNMGVPFVKLFPFENLQPPFTEGDLLEDVCIKSDSPTHNKEETTFPEHNCSNVLKYLSYCMGLCPRAYSDNELLLLLTVMSHIGLETRLILESSVALEPLLCKIVNNIRDWDALLPKICLALTDLTDDHHNMCLLVHLLPDNIRGKELRRHLSLCMISKLLDGNCKYKPVEREFQLSELRPYLPRMQPSSLFRHMTSTSGMNQKDKEEDLGTLDQQSYYLCYSLLTLANEASNFQFFPAHQKKQLLFLSTELETHVKCDIRESEKCLYRSKVKDLVARIYTKWQMLLQRTRPLDDKLYDYWQPGDTLGYSQEEQEDEDDTAEEETVVEEEVEGGEEEDGETTITEQNEAVMVAEEKKDARVEPEEDTKLGEAEKDTNVIAAEEGTKFGEQEDMNTAETEEDMNIDEVLMEEGGVPNDMSKTEEEKETVPVNLNQVVPETDPQALVESEGVDEQVAAPNIERVDEDAETEAREGSHPAPTPGLF
- the slf2 gene encoding SMC5-SMC6 complex localization factor protein 2 isoform X7 — its product is MRKATENQGDTRPLGACFSPRSKVKDLVVEQRSLSNASFHQETPMKPSQVPNWLSNPPPRRMLPIQTPELSYRDRIGPHWQNPHPPGLIHSSGFNSLNIGSPVNGPHFMPKERLGPPKHFAQPPGLIPNNPATIGMSSNAPQPIPGDHQPGSFETFLLPEVINQSPSSHIGRDQVTDFKASSSSSESKAVTTQRQESDKAQSSDVGYSIPTVQLHRPFEQTLSSEKLISAVDLNYSSNKRCSEYEYCSENAKKPCPQGANSNKTETTKPTVPTALAPQASVTHSSVSENQHKTTDVHLHAEQACGQSACSELSSTVGPSQSCCKSSSHKECTEKTTSTGAKESFINSSQSHIPQLKEMRSHLKPNEGSVKKTSEEKNKRDKSSTLLNSDVPQKDSTSSSPAELGSHHSGFSSSSSSVKTPKRSNPGGENRKLSSSTHKSTSKPNSSSLSGRTGERNKASRSRRPVASYDANDLFTPDPVTYIVSSSNKTVKPRIDGETSKTTEKRSFSTATSSSNSITESSCEKPQNCKVTGPLLEASSTLPNPLGSFPTVTLTRVKLENLITPSPRDKDTKNSPIPSSHRQLKGDQNPSLLCKKVSTGAVETDSAAAEQTSSYCQSLSLEGQESKGDNKQINEEDPIDVELDLGLSFAVDVDLTQSSHSSEDEQLLSLEEMMERATKPSDTPEKGTFSDPSPPRRLSSQSKNQPFPSTTKSGNYKNNLDQILKEINSNKKSKEIERQLLTACEEDLLKIAEYEEAEENREEGISSEQQEFLQRYSLMSAAIKEVPPGEEVFNLEKFGQIFDQDTLQLRQCLVNPQGTAQKTLLWSSPAQLRLHVNIGLFQEAYDSSSPCPAQVTRFLFKMMSVHSERMISEKLLQALCDIALTAAYQIVKYGNQQFKVWVPSLTDVTLVLMNMGVPFVKLFPFENLQPPFTEGDLLEDVCIKSDSPTHNKEETTFPEHNCSNVLKYLSYCMGLCPRAYSDNELLLLLTVMSHIGLETRLILESSVALEPLLCKIVNNIRDWDALLPKICLALTDLTDDHHNMCLLVHLLPDNIRGKELRRHLSLCMISKLLDGNCKYKPVEREFQLSELRPYLPRMQPSSLFRHMTSTSGMNQKDKEEDLGTLDQQSYYLCYSLLTLANEASNFQFFPAHQKKQLLFLSTELETHVKCDIRESEKCLYRSKVKDLVARIYTKWQMLLQRTRPLDDKLYDYWQPGDTLGYSQEEQEDEDDTAEEETVVEEEVEGGEEEDGETTITEQNEAVMVAEEKKDARVEPEEDTKLGEAEKDTNVIAAEEGTKFGEQEDMNTAETEEDMNIDEVLMEEGGVPNDMSKTEEEKETVPVNLNQVVPETDPQALVESEGVDEQVAAPNIERVDEDAETEAREGSHPAPTPGLF
- the slf2 gene encoding SMC5-SMC6 complex localization factor protein 2 isoform X4 translates to MRKATENQGDTRPLGACFSPRSKVKDLVVEQRSLSNASFHQETPMKPSQVPNWLSNPPPRRMLPIQTPELSYRDRIGPHWQNPHPPGLIHSSGFNSLNIGSPVNGPHFMPKERLGPPKHFAQPPGLIPNNPATIGMSSNAPQPIPGDHQPGSFETFLLPEVINQSPSSHIGRDQVTDFKASSSSSESKAVTTQRQESDKAQSSDVGYSIPTVQLHRPFGYHLHPKPHSSDSSRLPIMHISVASSQEQTLSSEKLISAVDLNYSSNKRCSEYEYCSENAKKPCPQGANSNKTETTKPTVPTALAPQASVTHSSVSENQHKTTDVHLHAEQACGQSACSELSSTVGPSQSCCKSSSHKECTEKTTSTGAKESFINSSQSHIPQLKEMRSHLKPNEGSVKKTSEEKNKRDKSSTLLNSDVPQKDSTSSSPAELGSHHSGFSSSSSSVKTPKRSNPGGENRKLSSSTHKSTSKPNSSSLSGRTGERNKASRSRRPVASYDANDLFTPDPVTYIVSSSNKTVKPRIDGETSKTTEKRSFSTATSSSNSITESSCEKPQNCKVTGPLLEASSTLPNPLGSFPTVTLTRVKLENLITPSPRDKDTKNSPIPSSHRQLKGDQNPSLLCKKVSTGAVETDSAAAEQTSSYCQSLSLEGQESKGDNKQINEEDPIDVELDLGLSFAVDVDLTQSSHSSEDEQLLSLEEMMERATKPSDTPEKGTFSDPSPPRRLSSQSKNQPFPSTTKSGNYKNNLDQILKEINSNKKSKEIERQLLTACEEDLLKIAEYEEAEENREEGISSEQQEFLQRYSLMSAAIKEVPPGEEVFNLEKFGQIFDQDTLQLRQCLVNPQGTAQKTLLWSSPAQLRLHVNIGLFQEAYDSSSPCPAQVTRFLFKMMSVHSERMISEKLLQALCDIALTAAYQIVKYGNQQFKVWVPSLTDVTLVLMNMGVPFVKLFPFENLQPPFTEGDLLEDVCIKSDSPTHNKEETTFPEHNCSNVLKYLSYCMGLCPRAYSDNELLLLLTVMSHIGLETRLILESSVALEPLLCKIVNNIRDWDALLPKICLALTDLTDDHHNMCLLVHLLPDNIRGKELRRHLSLCMISKLLDGNCKYKPVEREFQLSELRPYLPRMQPSSLFRHMTSTSGMNQKDKEEDLGTLDQQSYYLCYSLLTLANEASNFQFFPAHQKKQLLFLSTELETHVKCDIRESEKCLYRSKVKDLVARIYTKWQMLLQRTRPLDDKLYDYWQPGDTLGYSQEEQEDEDDTAEEETVVEEEVEGGEEEDGETTITEQNEAVMVAEEKKDARVEPEEDTKLGEAEKDTNVIAAEEGTKFGEQEDMNTAETEEDMNIDEVLMEEGGVPNDMSKTEEEKETVPVNLNQVVPETDPQALVESEGVDEQVAAPNIERVDEDAETEAREGSHPAPTPGLF